The genomic DNA aaaggcttaattgcatgtttgatccttatgtttattttagtttttaagttggtcccttatgttttaaaagtttcaagttgatCCCTTAcgttttaaaaattttaagttgGTCCGAAACATTACTCAGATTGGAATAAGTTAGTCCCTTCCGCAACAtgatattgagtttaataaaataaaataaaaaataataaaaaaaatattttaaaactgaTTTTCTAAATAAGTTAAGTTTCATCACATGTTGTCAATCCGAATCTTTAAACGTTAAGTGACTGGAGGTCCTAACTTATTGCAACGTGAGTAACGTTTTGGatcaacttgaaacttttaaaatgtaagggatcaacttgaaacttttaaaatataaaggactaacttaaaaactaaaataaacataagggatCAAACATGCGATTAAGTCTTAGAAAAATGTTATTCAAACATTAACACTTGACATATGATATAAAGAATTAATAATGATACACATCATTAATGCAATGCCATTAATCACTAATCTACCTCAGTTAAACCCATTTTACCTTCTTTGTTCAAAACACTAAACAGATTCACacactcttcttcttcttcatcatcttctttctcaCTCTTCCACAGATCCACACCccactctttctctctctaaaatgtCCCATCTCACAGTCCTTACAATTCTGTTACTGACACTATCTCTCCAGACAGAAGCTTCCGTCCATGATTACAGAAGCGAAACTTTCTCCCCCAAAGGCAACGCTTTTGTCGTCCATGGAGGAAGTGAAGGAATTTACTCATCTACCGTCAATGAAACTtctttctcaccttcaattccTGACTCTTTCATAAGGTAATAATAATTCACATTCCTTTCTGGGTTTCTTCTCTTTTCCTTAAATTTCTTACCTTTTCATATTTTAGTATTCAGCTTTTTAGTTTAGTGTGAAATGTAGAATCTTGTCAGATTTGAATGTTGTAGTTTATGGGATACTGAGAAACCAGAATTTTCAGAAATCtcatgaaaaatgattttttgaacaTGTCGGTGGTACCAAAAATGATAGTCTGGTTTAGTTTCTAGACCTGTTTGATTTTAACAGCTTAGTTTAGCTTTTATAGCATATGTATTTAtaatataagtgcttatgtataagctgtttctataattaaaataaaattgagttagagtcaaattgttttcatgtaagctataagttgttttcataagctaacctgtaaagcttatggaaataagctgaaaacagtttCAGAAGTGTTAAtgctagtagataagctcaaaaaaCCAatttaaggctctgtttggataaacaacttcaCTTGAAGCTTATTGCATAAGTGATTCTCGTAATAAGTggttatgtataagctatttctataagaaaaggtaaaataaagttaaattgtttttgtataatctATAAACTGTCTTCATAAGCTGACcaggagagcttatggaaataagctgaaaatagctGATCAACATGTCATAAGCagttttcataaattctcccAAACATTGTCACTAGTGCTTATGTCAGTAGTTAAGCTTAAATAAGGCAATACAAACAGGCCCTAAATAGCGCTTACTTTGTTGTGGAAATTAAGTTGATTGGATTTTGGTGTTGTAATGTGAAAACCAGGTTTGATAAAGTCACATTCCGTAGAAACAAGGAATTATCAAACTTTAGCTCATGGCCGATTCAAGCCGTTGTTTTTGAAGTGGAAGATAGAGAGACGATTGGTGGTTCGGCCTATGGAGGTCAAAGGGCTGTCTGTTGCACTGGTGATCTGGCAAAACTTGGTGTGTGCAATGAAGGACAAGTCATTTACCGTCCTTCTACAGTGAATTCAGACTGGCCTCAAGTTTTCGGCGTTGCTTTTAACATAGATGATGAAGAAGCAGAGCTTCCGTTGAAATCTATTCAGATCACAAAAACCGGAATGTATAATTTGTATTTCATCCATTGTGATCCAAGGCTTAAGGATTTGGTTGTAGAAGGGAAAACTGTATGGAAGAATCCCTCTGGTTATCTACCCGGTAGAATGGCACCTATGAAAATTTTCTTCCAGTTCATGTCTTTTGCATATGTGTTGCTTGGGATCTTTTGGTTCTTTCAATATGTTAGATTTTGGAAGGAAGTATTTCCATTGCAGAACTGCATAACACTAGTGATAACACTCGGCATGTTTGAGATGGCTTTTTGGTACTTTGACTATGCCGAATTTAGCGAAACAGGAATCAGGCCAACCGGGACAACTGTATGGGCAGTTACCTTTGGAACTATTAAGAGAACGGTTGCGCGGTTAATCATTTTAATCGTTTCAATGGGCTATGGTGTTGTGAGACCTACCCTTGGAGGCCTTACATCAAAGGTGATTATGCTTGGTGGAACCTTTTTTGTTGCATCTGAAGTGCTTGAATTGGTAGAACATGTCGGTGCAATAAGTGATCTTTCGGGAAAAGCAAAACTTTTCTTGGTTCTTCCTGCTGCGGTATTAGACGTGTTCTTCATTCTTTGGATTTTCACTTCGCTGTCTGCAACTTTGAATAAGCTTCAGGTATTTATCTGCAAGGCTATCATACCACGATATAGtttattttacacaaaccatgATATGCTTTTATGTACAAATTCGTCTGATGATTATCGTAGACTTTTGATGTGATTCTGCACCACATAAGACGATGAATGACTCAATTCACTTTGTGGTGACTCTTAATGTAATAATAACAATCTTAAATTGTCTCTTCTCTGTTTATGCAATGTAACAGGCCAGAAGGATGATGATAAAATTGGATATGTATAGGAAGTTCACCAATGCTTTGGCAGTAGCTGTGGTTGTATCTGTGGGATGGATATGCTATGAGGTAATTCACAAGCAGAAACacatttcaaattcaattactTTCTATGCTAACTAGGCCTAGTTATGATAGTTGAATCAAGCTCATTGGTTTATGTAATCAATGAAATCATATACTATGAACAAATTAAAAGGAGCTTTAACCTATACTAGATCAAGAATGTTATGCGTAGTAGACTTTCAATAAGGTTTTGTCATTTCTAGTACTTACCTTTCTGATTTTCTTTCAGCTGTATTTCAAAGCAAATGATGTATACAATGAGCAATGGCAAAATGCTTGGATTATCCCAGCCTTTTGGCAAGTTCTGTCTTACTCTCTTTTGTGTGTCATCTGTGTTGTCTGGGCACCATCTCAAAATTCAACACGGTAAAATTCATACCTCCATCTTTTAAGTCCTTTTGTTATCTAGGGCCGGTTTGggttgacttatttgagcttatccgCTGGCATAAACATTTGTGAGACTGTTCGATAGAGctgttgttttcaacttatttccataagcttttTTGAATAGCTAATGGAAACAGCtagtttatacaaaaaataatattaactttattttatttttgttatcaaAATAGCTTTATGCATAAGCCCATATATGATAgacgcttaattaagttgtctATCAAAATAGGGATGCCTGCAGTAACAAGATGAGCTTTATCATCTAAGCTCTATGTTGTTCAAAGACCTCATTTTGTATCTCACTGTTGTTGCTGTTCTTTATTTCTGGTCTTGACAGATATGCTTACCGCGATGATGGGAGCGAAGAGTTCGATAGGGATGATACTACTTTGACACTCATAAAACCATCTATTTTACCAAAGGATGTTAGTGTGCCGGATGCTAGACCAGTACAAGGAAATAATGGAAATTCAAATGATGATTTAGAAGAAGATAAAAGAGAATAAGCTAGAATATAGCTATGGTTCTGTAATTCCATTGTATCATTAGCTCTATAACTCTTTTGTTTTACTGATAATTAGCTCTATAACTCTTttccttttagtttttattttattttatttatttttctcattagtCTTCTCTGTTCTTAATTTGATAGCATTTTCGACCTGCAGTTACTTGTAAGATTGGATTCCATGATAAAAGTATAGTTCGGTTTACTAATACAAAGGAAATTGTCTTCAATTATGAGCTATTTtatgtatattatattatccATGTGCATACATGCATACATGTGGGGGACACTTgctataatatttttcattttgaagttTCCAGctgtattatatattaatattactaGT from Medicago truncatula cultivar Jemalong A17 chromosome 8, MtrunA17r5.0-ANR, whole genome shotgun sequence includes the following:
- the LOC25500559 gene encoding transmembrane protein 87A, translated to MSHLTVLTILLLTLSLQTEASVHDYRSETFSPKGNAFVVHGGSEGIYSSTVNETSFSPSIPDSFIRFDKVTFRRNKELSNFSSWPIQAVVFEVEDRETIGGSAYGGQRAVCCTGDLAKLGVCNEGQVIYRPSTVNSDWPQVFGVAFNIDDEEAELPLKSIQITKTGMYNLYFIHCDPRLKDLVVEGKTVWKNPSGYLPGRMAPMKIFFQFMSFAYVLLGIFWFFQYVRFWKEVFPLQNCITLVITLGMFEMAFWYFDYAEFSETGIRPTGTTVWAVTFGTIKRTVARLIILIVSMGYGVVRPTLGGLTSKVIMLGGTFFVASEVLELVEHVGAISDLSGKAKLFLVLPAAVLDVFFILWIFTSLSATLNKLQARRMMIKLDMYRKFTNALAVAVVVSVGWICYELYFKANDVYNEQWQNAWIIPAFWQVLSYSLLCVICVVWAPSQNSTRYAYRDDGSEEFDRDDTTLTLIKPSILPKDVSVPDARPVQGNNGNSNDDLEEDKRE